A stretch of the Papaver somniferum cultivar HN1 chromosome 6, ASM357369v1, whole genome shotgun sequence genome encodes the following:
- the LOC113288101 gene encoding inactive ubiquitin carboxyl-terminal hydrolase 54-like isoform X3: MGDASEILTTIFDCLHESFTSDSSVQGDSGVKCNKSSIGSWDCASDACIAHSLFGMNIFDQGICSMCRAESCKMMYTKLFYNINASALQTKKVINSKVDNSFGIAKTKETLEHPLPQARFCAQAIYIDHFLSTPPHVFTAVLDWPNMNESGKGISATLASLTTELDVSTVYKGLNQGSKHHLRSVVCYCKHNYWCIAYSCEQEKWELYTDKTVKLLNFVKNHV, encoded by the exons ATGGGTGATGCTTCTGAAATATTGACAACAATCTTTGACTGCCTTCACGAGTCATTTACTTCTGATTCAAGTGTTCAAGGCGACTCCGGTGTTAAATGCAATAAAAGCAGCATCGGGTCATGGGACTGTGCAAGTGATGCTTGTATAGCACATTCTCTTTTTGGAATGAATATCTTTGACCAGGGGATATGCAGCATGTGCCGTGCGGAGTCGTGTAAAATGATGTACACTAAATTGTTTTACAACATCAATGCTAGTGCTCTCCAAACAAAGAAG GTTATTAATAGCAAAGTTGATAACTCCTTTGGTATCGCTAAGACGAAAGAAACATTAGAACATCCATTGCCTCAAGCGCGTTTCTGTGCGCAAGCTATTTACATCGATCACTTTCTTTCAACTCCACCCCATGTGTTCACAGCAG TTCTTGACTGGCCGAATATGAACGAGAGTGGAAAGGGCATATCAGCGACACTAGCATCCTTAACTACCGAGTTAGATGTTTCTACTGTATATAAAGGGCTGAATCAAGGGAGCAAACACCATCTACGTTCAGTG GTTTGCTACTGTAAACACAATTATTGGTGCATTGCATACAGCTGTGAGCAAGAAAAATGGGAACTATATACTGACAAAACTGTCAAG TTATTAAACTTTGTGAAGAATCATGTGTAA
- the LOC113288100 gene encoding inactive ubiquitin carboxyl-terminal hydrolase 53-like, with amino-acid sequence MLGKGLQNKAAESNCFLNVIIQARKSLWHLKPLRENFPRSHNHVGDPCAVCALSDIFTAFSSPSTMQTEAVDPAGLRVALSKLDIENFQQGQMNDASEVLMLILDCLHESITSDLGDTESNCTCIIHSQFGIKISEQFKCYKCPADQTNPPSTSFMHTINAKVLRTLKILCGEISFGQLLKRAELNLQSECDCGKPNYTNKLLSTPHVFTAFLVWERDPSAMDITATLGALTTELDIAYLYQGIDVGHMYQLVSMVCFSAPHYYCFIQSRDQERWTMYDDSNVMEIGGWDEVIQQCQGRGSQPNVLFFEADTNNCFLNVIIQSLWHLKPLRENFPRSHEHVGNPCAVCAVSDIFTAFSSLSTMQTEAVDPTILSRLRVALSNLSPDKKNFQQGQMNDATEVLMLILDCLHKSLTSDLSDTESNCTCIAHSQFGIKISEQFKCYKCSAERTNSLPTSFMHNISAKVLRSFKSICGDISFGQLLKLSELNHQSACPCGKPKYTNKLLSTPPHVFTAVLDWESTWESADDLSATLEAPTTELDVAYLYRGINVGSEYHLVSMVCFSARDYYCFTRRQQKQWTVYDSISVKVIGNWDDVVHKCEESHSLPRVVFFEAILQS; translated from the exons ATGTTAGGAAAAGGGTTACAAAATAAAGCTGCTGAAAGCAATTGTTTTCTGAATGTCATCATACAGGCCAGAAAA TCCTTGTGGCATTTAAAACCGTTACGTGAAAATTTTCCAAGATCGCATAATCATGTTGGGGACCCTTGTGCTGTATGTGCATTATCTGATATTTTTACGGCTTTTAGCTCGCCATCTACTATGCAGACTGAAGCGGTTGATCCTGCTGGTTTGAGAGTTGCTCTTAGCAAACTTGATATAGAAAACTTTCAACAG GGACAGATGAATGACGCTTCTGAAGTGTTGATGCTGATCCTTGATTGCCTTCATGAGTCAATTACTTCTGATTTAGGTGACACTGAAAGCAATTGCACTTGTATAATACATTCTCAATTTGGGATAAAAATCTCTGAGCAGTTTAAGTGCTACAAATGTCCTGCTGATCAGACAAATCCGCCGTCCACTTCATTCATGCACACCATCAACGCTAAGGTGCTTCGAACACTTAAG ATTTTATGCGGGGAAATCTCTTTTGGCCAGCTTTTAAAACGTGCTGAGCTAAATCTCCAATCAGAATGTGACTGTGGAAAACCCAACTACACTAACAAACTACTTTCAACTCCACACGTGTTCACAGCAT TTCTTGTTTGGGAAAGAGACCCCAGTGCAATGGACATAACAGCAACACTGGGAGCCTTGACCACCGAGTTAGACATTGCTTACCTATATCAAGGGATAGATGTAGGGCACATGTATCAGCTAGTATCAATG GTTTGTTTTTCTGCACCTCACTATTACTGCTTTATACAAAGTCGGGATCAAGAACGATGGACAATGTATGATGACAGCAACGTCATG GAAATTGGTGGATGGGATGAAGTTATTCAACAGTGTCAGGGAAGGGGTTCACAACCTAATGTTCTTTTCTTTGAGGCTGATACTAATAATTGTTTTCTGAATGTCATCATACAG TCCTTGTGGCATTTAAAACCGTTACGTGAAAATTTTCCAAGATCGCATGAGCATGTTGGGAACCCTTGTGCTGTATGTGCAGTATCTGATATTTTTACGGCTTTTAGCTCGCTATCTACTATGCAGACTGAAGCAGTTGATCCTACTATTTTGAGTCGTTTGAGAGTTGCTCTTAGCAACTTGTCTCCTGATAAAAAAAACTTTCAACAG GGACAGATGAATGATGCTACTGAAGTGTTGATGCTGATCCTTGATTGCCTTCATAAGTCACTTACTTCTGATTTAAGTGACACTGAAAGCAATTGCACTTGTATAGCACATTCTCAATTTGGGATAAAAATCTCTGAGCAGTTTAAGTGCTATAAATGTTCTGCTGAGCGGACAAATTCGCTGCCCACTTCATTCATGCACAACATCAGCGCTAAGGTGCTTCGATCATTTAAG AGTATATGCGGGGACATCTCTTTTGGCCAGCTTTTAAAACTCTCTGAGCTAAATCACCAATCAGCATGTCCCTGTGGAAAACCCAAGTATACCAATAAATTACTTTCAACTCCACCACATGTGTTCACAGCAG TTCTTGATTGGGAAAGTACATGGGAGAGCGCAGATGACTTATCAGCAACCCTGGAAGCCCCAACCACTGAGTTAGATGTGGCTTACCTGTATCGGGGGATAAATGTAGGGAGTGAATATCATCTAGTTTCAATG GTTTGTTTTTCTGCACGAGATTATTACTGCTTTACACGCCGCCAACAAAAGCAGTGGACAGTGTATGACAGCATAAGTGTTAAG GTAATTGGCAATTGGGATGACGTTGTTCACAAGTGTGAGGAAAGTCATTCACTACCTCGAGTTGTTTTCTTTGAAGCTATTCTACAGTCATAA